Proteins found in one Massilia sp. H6 genomic segment:
- a CDS encoding methionine aminotransferase translates to MTTPVLQSRLPAVGTTVFTRMSQLAAEHQAVNLGQGFPDFDCDPALVGLVSEAMRAGHNQYPMMAGVPALRAAIAAKIAALYGRRYDVASEITVTTGASQAIQSAILASVHPGDEVIVIEPAYDCYLPAIALAGGVAVPVAMQIGAAGYSVPWAAVAAAVGPRTRMVVINSPHNPTGAILRSADLEALARIVDGTGILILSDEVYEHMVFDGEQHASVASEPRLAERAFVISSFGKTYHVTGWKVGYVAAPAALMDEFRKVHQYNVFTVNTPMQHGIAAYMADPRPYLGLPAFYQRKRDLFRTGLANSRFELLPCDGTYFQCVRYGAISNLPDAQFAAWLTAEAKVAAIPVSAFYSQPTESGVVRFCFAKQDATLASALERLARL, encoded by the coding sequence ATGACCACACCGGTACTCCAATCACGCCTGCCCGCGGTCGGCACCACGGTATTTACCCGCATGTCCCAGCTCGCCGCCGAGCACCAGGCCGTCAACCTGGGCCAGGGCTTCCCCGACTTTGACTGCGACCCGGCGCTGGTCGGGCTGGTCAGCGAGGCGATGCGCGCGGGGCATAACCAGTATCCGATGATGGCCGGCGTGCCGGCGCTGCGCGCCGCCATCGCCGCCAAGATCGCGGCCCTGTACGGCCGCCGCTATGACGTGGCGAGCGAGATCACGGTCACCACCGGTGCCTCGCAGGCGATCCAGAGCGCGATTCTGGCCAGCGTGCATCCGGGCGACGAAGTCATCGTCATCGAACCGGCCTACGACTGTTATCTGCCGGCGATCGCCCTGGCGGGCGGCGTGGCGGTGCCGGTGGCGATGCAGATCGGCGCCGCCGGCTACAGCGTGCCGTGGGCGGCGGTGGCCGCCGCGGTCGGCCCGCGCACGCGCATGGTGGTGATCAACTCGCCGCACAACCCGACTGGCGCTATCTTGCGCAGCGCCGACCTGGAAGCGCTGGCGCGCATCGTCGACGGCACCGGCATATTGATTTTGTCCGACGAAGTGTACGAGCACATGGTGTTCGACGGCGAGCAGCATGCGTCGGTGGCGAGCGAGCCGAGACTGGCCGAACGCGCGTTTGTGATTTCGAGCTTCGGCAAGACCTATCACGTCACCGGCTGGAAAGTCGGCTATGTCGCCGCGCCCGCCGCCCTGATGGACGAGTTTCGCAAGGTTCACCAGTACAACGTATTCACGGTGAACACGCCGATGCAGCATGGGATCGCCGCCTACATGGCCGACCCCCGCCCCTACCTTGGGTTGCCCGCCTTTTACCAGCGCAAGCGCGACCTGTTCCGCACTGGCCTGGCCAACTCGCGCTTCGAACTGCTACCCTGCGACGGAACCTATTTCCAGTGCGTGCGCTATGGCGCCATCTCGAATCTGCCCGACGCGCAATTCGCGGCGTGGCTGACTGCCGAGGCCAAGGTGGCCGCGATCCCGGTGTCGGCCTTTTACAGCCAGCCGACCGAATCGGGGGTGGTGCGATTTTGCTTTGCGAAGCAGGACGCTACGCTGGCCAGCGCGCTCGAGCGCCTGGCGCGGCTGTAA
- a CDS encoding putative toxin-antitoxin system toxin component, PIN family — MIPVPSKPIVIDTNVLLDLFVFRDPRWHALLLALEAGEVVAVTRADCRDEYLAVLRYPHLPLDETTRAQAAARFDALLKVVAPDARQVRLPVCTDRDDQKFLELARDAGAAALITKDRALLKLNRRTVRDGMFTILLPEAWLKARAAALE; from the coding sequence ATGATACCCGTTCCCAGCAAACCCATCGTCATCGACACCAATGTGCTGCTCGACCTGTTCGTGTTTCGCGACCCGCGCTGGCACGCACTCCTGCTGGCGCTGGAAGCCGGCGAAGTGGTAGCCGTCACGCGCGCCGACTGCCGCGACGAATACCTGGCGGTGCTGCGCTATCCTCACTTGCCGCTGGACGAGACCACGCGCGCCCAAGCCGCGGCCCGCTTCGATGCCCTGCTCAAAGTGGTCGCGCCCGACGCCAGGCAAGTGCGGCTGCCGGTATGCACCGATCGCGACGACCAGAAATTTTTGGAACTGGCGCGCGACGCCGGCGCCGCTGCCTTGATCACCAAGGACAGGGCCTTGCTCAAGCTGAACCGGCGCACGGTGCGTGATGGCATGTTCACGATCCTGCTGCCCGAAGCCTGGCTCAAGGCCCGGGCCGCCGCGCTAGAATAG
- the yaaA gene encoding peroxide stress protein YaaA, with amino-acid sequence MLIVLSPAKSLDLDTPPTTRKHSLPEFIGQASELVDVLRACSPAAIAELMDLSDNLSMLNVARYAHWSEDHAKARQAIMSFDGDVYGGLDARSLAAREIDYVQRHLRILSGLYGVLRPLDRMHPYRLEMGTRLANLRGANLYAFWGDTVSDALNRQIVETKAKVLLNLASEEYFKSVKPKLLKAPVITPVFEDWKNGRYKIISFFAKRARGLMARYAAQHAIKDPERLKGFDLDGYAFDAAASGERNWVFRRRQVE; translated from the coding sequence ATGCTGATAGTCCTGTCGCCCGCCAAATCCCTCGATCTCGATACGCCACCCACCACCCGCAAGCATTCGCTGCCTGAGTTCATCGGGCAGGCCAGCGAACTGGTCGACGTGCTGCGGGCCTGTTCGCCCGCCGCGATCGCCGAACTGATGGACCTGTCCGACAATCTATCCATGCTCAACGTCGCGCGCTATGCGCACTGGAGCGAAGACCACGCCAAGGCGCGCCAGGCCATCATGTCGTTTGATGGCGACGTGTATGGCGGCCTCGACGCGCGCAGTCTCGCCGCACGAGAAATCGACTATGTCCAGCGCCACCTGCGCATCCTGTCGGGCCTGTATGGTGTATTGCGCCCACTCGACCGCATGCATCCCTACCGGCTGGAGATGGGCACGCGCCTGGCGAATCTGCGCGGCGCCAACCTGTATGCCTTCTGGGGCGACACTGTAAGCGATGCACTGAACCGGCAGATCGTGGAGACGAAGGCGAAAGTGCTGCTCAACCTGGCCTCGGAAGAATACTTCAAGTCGGTCAAGCCCAAGCTGTTGAAGGCGCCAGTCATCACGCCGGTGTTCGAGGACTGGAAGAACGGCCGGTACAAGATCATCTCGTTCTTCGCCAAGCGCGCGCGCGGACTGATGGCGCGCTATGCGGCGCAGCACGCGATCAAGGACCCGGAGCGGCTCAAGGGTTTCGACCTGGATGGCTATGCCTTCGATGCCGCGGCATCAGGCGAGCGCAACTGGGTATTCCGGCGCAGGCAGGTCGAATAG
- a CDS encoding outer membrane protein assembly factor BamD, whose protein sequence is MQKKLSVLVAACALVGLSACSMLPERSDETKKWSAEKLYAEARDEMNGGHYESAIKLFERLESNYPFGTYAAQAQMEIAYAHFKAQDQAEALAAVERFIKLHPNHPQVDYMYYLRGLINFNDQLGFLSFIYSQDPTERDPRATREAFAAFKALVDKFPNSQYTPDAVARMSYLVNAMAQYEVHVANYYYRRGAFLASLNRAQAAVKDYSDAPAREEALFLMIRAYDKLGMPVLRDDAQRVFVANYPNSRFLNPNATGDAPWWRFWSKSGPKPSPKDAL, encoded by the coding sequence ATGCAAAAAAAATTGTCTGTGTTGGTCGCCGCTTGCGCCCTGGTCGGCCTGTCCGCGTGCAGTATGTTGCCCGAACGGTCCGATGAAACCAAAAAATGGTCAGCGGAGAAATTATACGCTGAGGCGCGCGATGAAATGAATGGCGGCCACTATGAATCGGCAATCAAGCTGTTCGAGCGCCTGGAATCTAACTATCCGTTCGGCACCTATGCCGCGCAGGCGCAGATGGAAATCGCCTACGCCCATTTCAAGGCCCAGGACCAGGCCGAGGCCCTGGCCGCGGTCGAGCGCTTCATCAAGCTGCATCCGAACCATCCGCAGGTCGACTACATGTATTACCTGCGTGGCCTGATCAACTTCAATGACCAGCTGGGTTTCCTGAGCTTTATTTATTCTCAAGACCCGACCGAGCGCGACCCGCGCGCTACGCGTGAAGCCTTTGCCGCCTTCAAGGCCCTGGTCGACAAGTTCCCGAACAGCCAGTATACGCCGGATGCCGTTGCGCGCATGAGCTACCTGGTCAATGCGATGGCGCAGTACGAAGTGCACGTGGCGAATTATTACTACCGCCGCGGCGCCTTCCTCGCCTCGCTCAACCGGGCCCAGGCTGCGGTGAAGGACTACAGCGACGCGCCGGCGCGCGAGGAAGCACTGTTTCTCATGATCCGCGCCTACGACAAGCTCGGCATGCCGGTGTTGCGCGACGACGCCCAGCGCGTGTTTGTGGCGAACTATCCCAACAGCCGCTTCCTCAACCCGAATGCAACCGGCGACGCGCCATGGTGGAGATTCTGGTCCAAGTCCGGCCCCAAGCCTTCCCCGAAAGACGCGCTGTAA
- a CDS encoding RluA family pseudouridine synthase yields MPFDPDLETLLDDDLEGGLELAPQGIDASPITLHLTPEVCGQRLDKVIAGLVPQFSRARLQLWFEAGFVKVDGKPARGKDTAYGDELVVIEPQAAPEDTAFTPEAMTLDIVYEDHDILVVNKPAGLVVHPGAGNWSGTLLNGLLHHAPQLVGVPRAGIVHRLDKDTSGLMVVGKTLAAQTDLVRQLQARTVKREYFALVWGTPKLRGTIDAGMGRHPKDRIKMAVSSSPFSKPAITHYKLVSTGNLDRRPVSLVRCNLETGRTHQIRVHMQHLGFALVGDSTYGKQHLVPVFHRQALQARRLGLVHPATGEPCEWTVPLAPDFAELIATAGIPEPGDLNADDQQ; encoded by the coding sequence ATGCCTTTTGACCCTGACCTGGAGACGCTCCTCGACGATGACCTCGAGGGCGGGCTCGAGCTCGCCCCGCAAGGCATCGACGCCTCGCCGATCACCCTGCACCTGACGCCGGAGGTGTGTGGCCAGCGGCTCGACAAGGTGATCGCCGGCCTGGTGCCGCAATTCTCGCGCGCCAGGCTGCAGCTGTGGTTCGAGGCTGGCTTCGTCAAGGTCGACGGCAAGCCGGCGCGCGGCAAGGACACTGCCTATGGCGACGAACTGGTCGTGATCGAGCCGCAAGCCGCGCCCGAAGACACCGCCTTTACGCCAGAAGCGATGACGCTCGACATCGTCTACGAAGATCACGATATCCTGGTGGTCAACAAGCCGGCCGGGCTGGTCGTGCACCCGGGCGCGGGCAACTGGTCGGGCACATTGCTCAACGGCCTGTTGCACCATGCGCCGCAACTGGTGGGTGTGCCACGCGCAGGCATCGTGCACCGCCTGGACAAGGACACCAGCGGCCTGATGGTGGTCGGCAAGACCCTGGCCGCGCAGACCGACCTGGTGCGCCAGCTGCAGGCACGCACGGTCAAGCGCGAATACTTTGCGCTGGTCTGGGGCACGCCGAAACTGCGCGGCACCATCGACGCCGGCATGGGGCGCCATCCGAAAGACCGGATCAAGATGGCGGTGTCGTCGAGCCCGTTCTCCAAGCCGGCGATCACGCACTACAAGCTGGTATCGACCGGCAACCTGGACCGCCGTCCGGTGTCGCTGGTGCGCTGCAACCTGGAAACCGGCCGCACGCACCAGATCCGGGTGCACATGCAGCACCTCGGCTTTGCACTGGTGGGCGACTCGACCTACGGCAAGCAGCACCTGGTGCCGGTCTTCCATCGCCAGGCGCTGCAGGCGCGCCGCCTCGGCCTGGTACACCCGGCTACCGGCGAGCCTTGCGAATGGACGGTGCCGCTGGCGCCCGACTTCGCCGAGCTGATCGCCACGGCCGGGATTCCGGAGCCGGGCGACCTCAACGCCGACGACCAACAATGA
- the pgeF gene encoding peptidoglycan editing factor PgeF, which translates to MMVDLARADLVWPDWPDLPASVGALATGRSGGVSVGPYGDGQGGGGLNLGLHCGDDPQAVRVNRERLQAWLPGRPAWIAQVHGADVVDAATVGPDQPVRSGDASIAAQPGLVCTVMTADCLPVLFADLEGKVVGAAHAGWRGLAAGVLGATVRAMRLAGAGEITAWLGPAIGPTAFEVGEDVRAAFAAALPGAATLAAFAPKSDQPAKFLADMGALARLMLAQDGITRIHGGGLCTATAPERFYSYRRDGVTGRQASLIWIK; encoded by the coding sequence ATGATGGTGGACCTGGCGCGCGCGGACCTGGTCTGGCCGGATTGGCCCGACCTGCCGGCGTCGGTGGGCGCGCTGGCCACCGGTCGCAGCGGTGGCGTCAGCGTCGGCCCCTATGGCGATGGCCAGGGCGGGGGCGGCCTGAACTTGGGCTTGCACTGCGGCGACGACCCGCAAGCGGTGCGCGTCAACCGCGAGCGGCTGCAGGCGTGGCTGCCGGGCAGGCCGGCCTGGATCGCGCAGGTGCATGGCGCCGACGTGGTCGATGCCGCCACGGTAGGCCCGGACCAGCCGGTGCGTAGCGGCGACGCCAGCATCGCGGCGCAGCCCGGCCTGGTGTGCACGGTGATGACGGCCGATTGCCTGCCGGTGCTGTTCGCCGACCTGGAAGGCAAGGTGGTGGGCGCAGCGCACGCCGGCTGGCGCGGGCTGGCCGCCGGCGTGCTGGGCGCGACCGTGCGCGCGATGCGACTGGCCGGCGCCGGCGAGATCACAGCCTGGCTGGGTCCGGCGATCGGGCCCACGGCTTTCGAGGTGGGCGAGGATGTGCGCGCCGCCTTCGCCGCGGCGCTGCCCGGCGCGGCAACCTTGGCCGCGTTCGCTCCAAAATCTGACCAACCGGCAAAATTTTTGGCGGACATGGGCGCCCTGGCGCGTCTGATGCTCGCGCAAGATGGCATTACCCGCATCCACGGCGGCGGCCTGTGCACGGCCACCGCGCCGGAGCGCTTTTATTCCTACCGCCGCGACGGCGTCACCGGACGCCAGGCCAGTTTGATCTGGATTAAATAA
- the phaC gene encoding class I poly(R)-hydroxyalkanoic acid synthase encodes MNMPDPQAFAATWMSQFADPTLWQGWMTAPQAMAPMAPALGGANPLAAILKDAGAGIPADKLEAIRLDYLKQAGQLWQDFVVGKRPALQDKRFSAPEWQDNPLSAFSAASYLLNSQFMLALADAVDAAPRERQKIRFAAQQLVDAMSPANFFATNPEAQKKLIETKGESLAKGLSNMLADMQKGRISQTDESAFEVGRNVGNSAGQVVFENELFQLIQYTPTTPTVKAVPLLMIPPCINKFYILDLQPENSLVRYVVEQGNTVFMVSWRNPDSSMGNTTWDDFVETGAIKAIEVVREITGQEKTHVFGFCVGGTIAATALAVLAARGQQPAASVSLLTTLLDFSDTGVLEVFVDETQVAQREQKLAKGGLMPGRDLATTFSALRPNDLVWNYVQQNYLKGKEPPAFDLLYWNADSTNLPGPMFCWYLRNTYLENKLRVPGALTVCGVPVDLGAIEAPVFLYGSKEDHIVPWEAAFASMELLNPKNPKANRYVLGASGHIAGVINPASKGKRSYWVNEKGGKGRPKTAAAWMAGATEHKGSWWPEWAKFLAQHGGAEVAPPEVAGNERYQPTEPAPGRYVKARAD; translated from the coding sequence ATGAACATGCCTGACCCCCAAGCTTTTGCCGCAACCTGGATGTCGCAGTTCGCCGACCCGACGCTCTGGCAGGGCTGGATGACGGCGCCACAGGCCATGGCGCCCATGGCGCCGGCGCTGGGCGGCGCCAATCCGCTGGCCGCCATCCTGAAGGACGCCGGGGCCGGTATTCCGGCCGACAAGCTCGAAGCGATTCGCCTGGATTACCTCAAGCAAGCCGGCCAATTGTGGCAAGATTTTGTCGTTGGCAAACGGCCTGCGCTGCAGGACAAGCGCTTCTCGGCCCCCGAATGGCAGGATAATCCGCTGTCGGCATTCTCGGCTGCTTCCTACCTGCTGAACTCGCAGTTCATGCTGGCCCTGGCCGACGCAGTCGATGCCGCCCCGCGTGAGCGCCAGAAGATCCGCTTCGCGGCGCAGCAGCTGGTCGATGCCATGTCGCCTGCCAACTTCTTTGCCACGAATCCAGAAGCCCAAAAGAAATTGATCGAGACCAAGGGCGAAAGCCTGGCCAAGGGCTTGAGCAATATGCTGGCCGACATGCAGAAGGGCCGCATTTCGCAGACCGACGAATCGGCCTTCGAGGTCGGCCGCAATGTCGGCAACTCGGCCGGCCAGGTGGTGTTCGAGAACGAATTGTTCCAGCTGATCCAGTACACCCCGACGACCCCCACCGTGAAAGCGGTGCCGCTGTTGATGATTCCGCCGTGCATCAACAAGTTCTACATCCTCGACCTGCAGCCGGAAAATTCGCTGGTGCGCTACGTGGTGGAGCAGGGCAATACCGTGTTCATGGTGTCGTGGCGCAATCCCGACAGCTCGATGGGCAATACGACCTGGGACGACTTCGTCGAGACTGGCGCAATCAAGGCGATCGAGGTGGTGCGCGAGATCACCGGCCAGGAAAAGACCCATGTGTTCGGCTTTTGCGTCGGCGGCACCATCGCCGCCACCGCGCTGGCGGTGCTGGCGGCGCGCGGCCAGCAGCCCGCGGCCAGCGTCTCGCTGCTGACCACGCTGCTCGACTTCAGCGATACCGGCGTGCTCGAGGTGTTTGTCGACGAAACCCAGGTGGCGCAGCGCGAGCAGAAACTGGCCAAGGGCGGCCTGATGCCGGGCCGTGACCTGGCTACCACCTTCTCGGCCCTGCGCCCGAACGACCTGGTGTGGAACTACGTGCAGCAGAACTACCTGAAAGGCAAGGAGCCGCCGGCCTTCGATTTGCTGTACTGGAATGCCGACAGCACCAATCTGCCGGGTCCGATGTTCTGCTGGTACCTGCGCAACACCTATCTCGAGAACAAGCTGCGGGTGCCGGGCGCGCTTACGGTCTGCGGCGTGCCGGTCGACCTGGGCGCGATCGAGGCGCCCGTGTTCCTGTACGGTTCGAAAGAAGATCACATCGTGCCATGGGAGGCAGCATTTGCCTCGATGGAACTGCTCAATCCGAAGAACCCCAAGGCCAACCGCTACGTGCTGGGCGCCTCGGGTCATATCGCCGGTGTGATCAATCCGGCCTCGAAGGGCAAGCGCAGCTATTGGGTGAACGAGAAGGGCGGCAAGGGCCGGCCCAAGACGGCGGCGGCCTGGATGGCTGGTGCGACCGAGCACAAAGGGAGCTGGTGGCCGGAGTGGGCCAAGTTCCTGGCGCAGCATGGCGGAGCCGAGGTGGCGCCACCTGAGGTGGCAGGCAACGAGCGCTACCAGCCGACCGAGCCGGCGCCGGGGCGCTATGTCAAGGCGCGCGCGGACTGA
- the phaR gene encoding polyhydroxyalkanoate synthesis repressor PhaR yields the protein MSSTKKSAERLIKKYPNRRLYDTQTSSYITLTDVKQLVLDADEFTVVDAKSNEDLTRAILLQIILEEEANGAPMFSSVVLSQIIRYYGHAMQGMMGSYLEKNVQAFTDIQNKFTSSAAGAVEGKPFSPEMWTQFMNVQGPMMQGMMNSYIDQSKNLFIQMQEQMQNQSKAMFGAFPFPGIVPPPTDKT from the coding sequence ATGAGCAGTACGAAAAAGAGTGCAGAACGCCTGATCAAGAAGTATCCGAATCGCCGGCTCTACGATACCCAGACCAGTTCCTACATCACCCTGACGGACGTAAAGCAGCTGGTACTTGATGCCGATGAGTTCACCGTGGTCGATGCCAAGAGCAATGAAGACCTGACCCGCGCGATCTTGCTCCAGATTATCCTGGAAGAAGAAGCCAACGGCGCGCCGATGTTTTCGAGCGTCGTGCTGTCGCAAATCATCCGCTACTACGGCCATGCCATGCAGGGCATGATGGGTTCTTACCTCGAGAAGAACGTACAGGCTTTCACCGACATCCAGAACAAGTTCACCAGCAGCGCCGCCGGCGCCGTCGAGGGCAAGCCCTTCAGCCCGGAAATGTGGACCCAGTTCATGAACGTCCAGGGCCCGATGATGCAGGGCATGATGAACAGCTATATCGACCAGTCGAAGAACCTGTTCATCCAGATGCAGGAACAGATGCAAAACCAGAGCAAGGCCATGTTCGGCGCCTTCCCGTTCCCCGGCATCGTGCCGCCGCCGACCGACAAGACCTGA
- the rimO gene encoding 30S ribosomal protein S12 methylthiotransferase RimO has product MTELRRNPILDSASANAAAVFAPATDATLVIPSPAAGVVAPKVGFVSLGCPKALVDSEQILTQLRAEGYQTANSYDGADLVIVNTCGFIDAAVQESLDAIGEALAENGRVIVTGCLGAKKDAAGDDIITKVHPKVLAVTGPHAMAEVMESVHLHLPKPQHNPFLDLVPDHGVKLTPKHYAYLKISEGCNHRCSFCIIPSMRGDLVSRPIHEVLQEAENLFKAGVKELLVISQDTSAYGVDVKFRLGFWKGRPIKTHMTQLAEALGQMAREHGAWVRMHYVYPYPHVDQVIPLMADGHLLPYLDIPMQHAHPDVLKRMKRPASGEKNLDRILAWRKMNPDLTIRSTFIAGFPGETEEEFEYLLAFLREAQIDRLGCFAYSPVEGATANALDNPVPEAVREERRARVMLLQEEISLARMQAKVGRTMRVLVDEVGAREAIARSAADAPEIDGVVHIKRSLTPGKAKPTVGQFIDVVITRADAHDLWASVA; this is encoded by the coding sequence ATGACTGAACTCCGCCGTAATCCGATCCTCGATTCCGCCAGCGCCAATGCGGCTGCCGTATTCGCTCCCGCCACCGATGCGACGCTCGTGATCCCGAGTCCGGCCGCCGGCGTTGTGGCGCCGAAGGTCGGCTTCGTCTCGCTTGGCTGCCCGAAGGCGCTGGTCGATTCCGAGCAGATTCTGACCCAGCTGCGCGCCGAAGGTTACCAGACCGCCAATTCCTATGACGGCGCCGACCTGGTGATCGTCAATACCTGCGGCTTCATCGACGCCGCGGTGCAGGAGTCGCTCGATGCGATCGGCGAAGCGCTGGCCGAAAACGGCCGGGTCATCGTCACTGGCTGCCTGGGCGCAAAGAAGGATGCGGCGGGCGACGACATCATCACCAAGGTGCACCCCAAGGTGCTGGCCGTGACCGGCCCGCATGCCATGGCCGAGGTGATGGAATCGGTCCATCTGCACCTGCCCAAGCCCCAACACAACCCCTTCCTCGACCTGGTGCCCGATCACGGCGTCAAGCTGACCCCGAAGCACTACGCCTACCTGAAGATTTCCGAAGGCTGCAACCACCGCTGCAGCTTCTGCATCATCCCGTCGATGCGCGGCGACCTGGTCTCGCGCCCGATCCACGAGGTGCTGCAGGAAGCCGAAAACCTGTTCAAGGCGGGCGTCAAGGAACTGCTGGTGATCTCGCAAGACACCAGCGCCTACGGCGTGGACGTCAAGTTCCGCCTGGGATTCTGGAAAGGCCGCCCGATCAAGACCCACATGACCCAGTTGGCGGAAGCGCTGGGCCAGATGGCGCGCGAGCATGGCGCCTGGGTGCGCATGCACTATGTGTATCCCTACCCGCACGTGGACCAGGTGATTCCGCTGATGGCCGACGGTCACCTGCTGCCTTATCTCGACATTCCGATGCAGCATGCGCACCCGGATGTCCTCAAGCGCATGAAGCGCCCGGCCAGCGGCGAGAAAAACCTCGACCGCATCCTTGCCTGGCGCAAGATGAATCCGGACCTGACCATCCGTTCGACCTTCATTGCCGGCTTCCCGGGCGAGACCGAAGAAGAATTCGAATACCTGCTGGCCTTCCTGCGCGAAGCGCAGATCGATCGCCTTGGCTGCTTCGCCTATTCGCCGGTCGAGGGCGCAACCGCCAACGCACTGGACAACCCGGTGCCGGAAGCGGTACGCGAAGAGCGCCGCGCCCGTGTAATGCTGCTGCAGGAAGAAATCTCGCTGGCGCGCATGCAGGCCAAGGTCGGCCGTACCATGCGCGTGCTGGTGGACGAAGTCGGTGCGCGCGAGGCGATCGCCCGTTCCGCCGCGGATGCCCCGGAAATCGACGGCGTGGTCCACATCAAGCGCTCGCTCACTCCGGGCAAGGCCAAGCCGACGGTGGGGCAGTTCATCGACGTCGTGATCACCAGGGCCGATGCCCACGACCTGTGGGCCAGCGTCGCCTGA
- a CDS encoding cystathionine beta-lyase, with protein sequence MKKKSVQTCLIHSDYTPPGGFGAFSPGIHHASTVLFENVAAMRSSQWKDKSGYTYGLHGTPTTFTLEARLAAIEGGSHCLLAPSGLAAIAMIDFALLKSGDDVLLPDNVYNPNRELGRWLSQDFGVTARFYDPMIGDGIAQLFQPNTKLVWAEAPGSVSMEVADLPAICRAAKAHGVLVALDNTWAAGLALRGFDVGADIVMHALTKYQSGGADLLMGAVITRERALNDRLAQAHMRLGYGVGADDAWLVMRGLPTMKLRFEAHDASARRVAAWLKARPEIAKVLHPAFEDCPGHATWKRDFSGAGGLFSVVFDARYTQAQIDAFVDALALFGIGYSWGGPNSLVMPYSMKAMRSRWDDAGLLVRLNIGLEDSGELIADLEQALARLA encoded by the coding sequence ATGAAGAAAAAGTCGGTCCAGACCTGCCTGATCCATAGCGACTACACCCCGCCCGGCGGATTTGGCGCATTCTCGCCGGGCATCCATCACGCCTCGACCGTGCTGTTCGAGAACGTGGCTGCGATGAGGTCGAGCCAGTGGAAAGACAAGAGCGGCTATACGTACGGCCTGCATGGCACCCCGACCACGTTCACGCTCGAAGCGCGGCTGGCCGCGATCGAGGGCGGTAGCCACTGCCTGCTGGCGCCGTCGGGACTGGCGGCGATCGCGATGATCGACTTCGCGCTGCTCAAGAGCGGCGACGATGTGCTGTTGCCGGATAACGTCTATAACCCGAACCGCGAACTCGGACGCTGGCTGTCGCAAGACTTCGGCGTCACGGCGCGTTTCTACGACCCGATGATCGGGGACGGCATCGCGCAGTTGTTCCAGCCGAACACGAAACTGGTCTGGGCCGAGGCGCCCGGTTCGGTGTCGATGGAAGTGGCAGACCTGCCCGCAATCTGCCGCGCCGCCAAAGCGCACGGCGTGCTGGTCGCGCTGGACAATACCTGGGCCGCCGGCCTTGCCCTGCGTGGCTTCGACGTCGGCGCCGATATCGTCATGCACGCACTGACCAAGTACCAGTCGGGCGGGGCCGACCTCTTGATGGGCGCGGTGATCACGCGCGAGCGCGCGCTCAATGACCGGCTGGCGCAGGCGCACATGCGCCTTGGCTACGGCGTCGGCGCCGACGATGCCTGGCTGGTCATGCGCGGGCTGCCGACCATGAAGCTGCGGTTCGAGGCGCATGACGCCTCCGCGCGCCGCGTCGCGGCCTGGCTCAAGGCGCGTCCGGAAATTGCCAAGGTGCTGCATCCGGCGTTCGAAGACTGCCCGGGACACGCCACCTGGAAGCGCGACTTCAGCGGCGCCGGCGGGCTGTTCTCGGTGGTGTTCGACGCGCGCTACACGCAAGCGCAGATCGACGCCTTCGTGGACGCACTGGCGCTGTTCGGCATCGGCTATAGCTGGGGCGGGCCGAATAGCCTGGTGATGCCCTACAGCATGAAAGCCATGCGCAGCCGCTGGGACGATGCCGGGCTGCTGGTACGACTGAACATCGGGCTCGAAGACAGCGGCGAGCTCATCGCCGACCTGGAGCAGGCGCTCGCCAGGCTCGCCTGA